Proteins encoded together in one Prochlorococcus marinus str. MIT 9211 window:
- a CDS encoding DUF1995 family protein, whose product MIKDLPFDLKEAELQLFESLSKSFISKKSSRLSVDLLFEGLKITPIVFRTARKFIESGTDIKILFSDFGSCALAQRDYPEFKDSIYTFKDYIGSDQLTNIETALFVVSPEPYDFDQFSLLAEKTNLLIVMFNGRLEDTAVGIGSVGRDRRTKFISSWSKSYMLQPLSKGALMYHSDVGWQLFKYTNIGYRKIKTYNIRPDEDIINIDLLEL is encoded by the coding sequence ATGATTAAAGACTTACCTTTCGATCTCAAGGAGGCAGAATTACAACTATTCGAATCTCTGTCTAAATCATTCATTTCTAAAAAATCTTCTCGCCTCTCTGTTGATTTACTTTTTGAAGGCCTTAAAATTACTCCAATTGTTTTTCGTACAGCACGTAAGTTCATTGAATCTGGTACAGATATAAAAATCTTATTTTCAGATTTTGGCTCCTGTGCATTAGCCCAACGAGATTATCCAGAATTTAAAGATAGTATCTATACATTTAAGGATTATATAGGTAGTGATCAATTGACTAATATTGAAACTGCCTTATTTGTTGTTTCACCAGAACCTTATGATTTTGATCAATTTAGTCTTCTAGCAGAGAAAACTAATTTATTGATTGTTATGTTTAATGGCAGACTAGAGGATACAGCGGTTGGTATAGGAAGTGTAGGAAGAGATAGACGGACAAAATTTATATCATCTTGGTCTAAATCCTATATGTTACAGCCTCTTTCTAAGGGTGCACTTATGTATCATTCCGATGTTGGTTGGCAGTTGTTTAAATATACAAATATTGGATATCGAAAAATAAAAACATATAATATTAGACCAGATGAAGATATTATTAATATTGATTTATTAGAATTATAG
- a CDS encoding D-alanyl-D-alanine carboxypeptidase: protein MKLSKFAGIFILLILAFPLFSKSSINIVRDFYNVLYLVFFPFKESRTICSTLQDSIKGEVINNINHWSITVLDENGTIISDINGNVPRIPASNQKLITTAFALDRLGPSFKLTTSLLADNKGNYVILGQGDPDLDLTSLLKFGKIIVSNSQEIKTNKLYISLPETPRSYWWPSTWTSADRLNAYGAPITKLALSSNSSIYSIKSPLENFIYSLRSQINSISDSLVLEISSNLSPRSINSYKLLSKSTSAPLYALIGLANSESHNFTSEVLLRTAARNWSPQVASYRIKGWLNTLPLPSPGFLVADGSGLSRSNYVTTNGISHLLYNMSNHIYKEHYISSLSIIGLRGTLKDFPASNQLTGRFYGKTGTLTGVRSISGYLKTEYGYKYISVISNGLSSVEYTLANILNSINNNHYCSDG, encoded by the coding sequence ATGAAGCTTTCAAAATTTGCCGGTATTTTTATACTTCTAATATTAGCATTTCCATTGTTTAGTAAATCTTCGATAAATATTGTTAGAGATTTTTATAATGTATTATATCTGGTATTTTTTCCTTTCAAAGAATCTAGAACTATATGTTCAACTTTACAGGACTCTATAAAAGGTGAAGTTATCAATAATATCAATCACTGGAGTATTACAGTTCTAGATGAGAATGGAACAATTATATCAGATATAAATGGAAACGTTCCTAGAATTCCAGCTTCTAATCAAAAGCTTATTACAACTGCTTTTGCATTAGACAGATTAGGCCCAAGCTTTAAACTCACCACCTCATTATTAGCAGATAATAAAGGCAATTATGTTATCTTAGGTCAGGGTGACCCCGATCTAGACTTAACTAGTTTACTTAAATTTGGAAAAATAATAGTTTCTAACTCTCAAGAGATTAAAACAAATAAGTTGTATATTTCTCTTCCAGAAACTCCTAGATCTTACTGGTGGCCATCTACTTGGACCTCTGCCGATAGATTAAACGCTTATGGAGCTCCAATTACTAAGCTAGCTCTATCAAGCAACTCCTCTATTTATTCTATAAAATCACCTCTGGAGAATTTTATTTATTCCCTACGATCACAAATAAACTCTATAAGTGATTCCTTAGTCCTAGAAATTAGTTCTAATTTATCACCAAGATCAATCAATTCTTATAAATTATTATCAAAATCTACATCAGCTCCTCTCTATGCTCTTATTGGTTTAGCAAATTCTGAAAGTCATAATTTCACTTCTGAGGTTTTGCTTAGAACAGCCGCAAGAAATTGGTCACCTCAAGTAGCTTCCTATAGAATTAAAGGGTGGCTTAATACTTTGCCACTTCCTTCACCTGGCTTCCTTGTTGCTGATGGAAGTGGTCTTTCTCGGTCTAACTATGTAACAACTAATGGTATATCTCACCTTTTGTATAACATGAGTAACCATATTTATAAGGAACATTATATATCTTCACTATCTATTATTGGTCTAAGAGGAACTTTAAAAGATTTTCCAGCTTCTAATCAACTTACAGGTAGATTTTATGGTAAAACTGGAACCCTTACAGGCGTAAGATCTATATCTGGTTATTTAAAGACAGAATATGGTTATAAGTATATTAGTGTAATAAGTAATGGTCTTTCCTCTGTAGAGTATACGTTAGCTAATATTTTGAACTCTATCAACAATAATCATTACTGCAGTGATGGGTAA
- the coaD gene encoding pantetheine-phosphate adenylyltransferase, with the protein MKALYPGSFDPLTLGHLDLIKRGCSLFGEVVIAVLENPTKSPTFSLESRIAQIKDATKEIRGVEVCSFKGLTVEFAKRKNADLILRGLRAMSDFEYELQIAHTNRTLNQNYETVFLATEAHFSFLSSSVVKEVAAFGGEINHMVPERVATELQQKFK; encoded by the coding sequence ATGAAAGCACTTTATCCAGGAAGTTTCGATCCTCTGACCTTAGGCCACCTAGACCTAATCAAACGGGGCTGTTCACTATTTGGAGAAGTGGTAATAGCGGTACTAGAAAACCCTACTAAATCTCCAACTTTTTCTTTAGAAAGCAGAATTGCGCAGATAAAAGATGCCACCAAAGAAATTAGGGGAGTTGAGGTATGCAGCTTTAAAGGTCTCACGGTTGAATTCGCAAAAAGAAAAAATGCAGACTTAATTTTGAGGGGGTTAAGAGCAATGAGTGATTTCGAGTACGAGCTTCAAATAGCCCACACAAATAGAACTCTTAATCAAAACTATGAAACTGTCTTCTTGGCAACAGAAGCACATTTTAGTTTTCTAAGTAGTTCAGTTGTTAAAGAGGTTGCAGCATTTGGAGGGGAAATAAATCATATGGTGCCAGAGAGAGTGGCAACGGAGCTTCAGCAAAAGTTCAAGTAA
- a CDS encoding flavin reductase family protein, which yields MTLDLEAKKVLLRKIPHGIFICTVREGDEINGFTASWVTQGSFAPPLVVMAVRSEGSSHGIIQRTNQFSLNVLRADQKELAAVFFKPQKGLGGRFEAAPYNFGENGLPLLEDAIGGIECNVVGNVANGDHTVFVAEVISAKLNADGDPLILSDTGWSYGG from the coding sequence ATGACTCTTGACTTAGAGGCAAAAAAGGTTCTTCTTAGAAAGATACCTCATGGAATTTTTATTTGTACAGTCCGTGAAGGAGATGAAATCAATGGTTTCACTGCTAGTTGGGTGACTCAGGGTTCTTTTGCACCACCATTAGTTGTTATGGCTGTTAGGTCAGAGGGATCAAGTCATGGCATTATTCAAAGAACCAACCAATTTTCTCTTAATGTTCTTCGGGCAGATCAGAAAGAATTAGCCGCAGTATTTTTCAAGCCACAAAAGGGTCTAGGTGGAAGATTCGAAGCTGCCCCATACAACTTTGGCGAAAACGGACTTCCGCTTCTGGAAGACGCCATAGGAGGCATTGAATGTAATGTTGTAGGAAATGTTGCAAATGGAGACCATACTGTATTTGTAGCAGAGGTTATATCCGCAAAATTAAACGCTGATGGTGATCCTCTAATCCTCTCCGATACCGGTTGGTCTTATGGAGGTTGA
- the uvrC gene encoding excinuclease ABC subunit UvrC, giving the protein MPIIESSQSLLLDKDKLKRILLTIPSEPGCYLMRDKNETLLYIGKSKSLKSRVRSYFNTNNTALSPRISLMVRQVYDIEFILTDSDSEALNLESNLIKEHQPYFNILLKDDKKYPYLCITWSEEYPRIFITRRRRLRNSEDRYYGPYVDVTLLRKTLFLLKKLFPLRQRPRALYKDRTCLNYSINRCPGVCQRLIEPDDYHKTLKKVAMIFEGRTDQLKDLLHKQMLIQSKLQEFEKAAIIRDQIKGIEQLYAAQKMTIPDSTVSRDVLGLSIDSNVCCVQLFQMRAGKLVGRIGFVYNSLELRSELILQKVLEEYYSQIDNVTIPPEILLQSSIPQQSYFEQWLSELRGSQVKIVIPKRKEKAELVKLVKRNADIELERVKDGQSKHLIELEDLTQVLDLAFVPRRIEGYDISHLAGTEVVGSQVVFIEGIPAKQHYRKYAIKSSSISSGHSDDYMALAEVIRRRFRRWSKYKADGLDLTELRNKKLSSLDPLIITDWPDLIMIDGGKGQLKAVEEALRQLGLDSDINVCSLAKRNEEIFVPGSYNKLDTEKNQPGLLLLRRLRDEAHRFAINFHRKKRSLSMKRSQLIDIPGVGPRRIKSLLAHFKSVQAIQLATEKEIASVEGLGTETASIIFKYFNPIERDIV; this is encoded by the coding sequence TTGCCAATAATAGAATCTAGTCAATCACTGTTACTTGATAAAGATAAATTAAAGAGAATTCTATTAACTATTCCCTCAGAACCAGGTTGTTATTTAATGAGAGATAAGAATGAAACTCTCTTATATATAGGAAAGTCAAAAAGTCTTAAATCTCGAGTTAGATCTTATTTTAATACTAATAACACTGCCTTGTCACCTAGGATATCCTTAATGGTAAGACAGGTTTATGATATCGAGTTTATTTTAACTGATAGTGATTCTGAAGCATTAAATCTTGAGTCAAATTTAATAAAGGAGCATCAGCCATACTTTAATATTTTATTAAAAGATGACAAAAAATATCCCTATCTATGTATTACATGGAGCGAAGAATATCCAAGAATCTTTATTACTAGGAGGAGAAGGTTACGCAATAGCGAAGATCGCTACTATGGTCCTTATGTAGACGTCACACTTCTTCGGAAGACACTATTCTTATTAAAAAAATTGTTCCCATTAAGGCAAAGACCTAGAGCTTTATACAAAGATAGAACATGTTTAAATTACTCTATTAACAGGTGCCCTGGAGTTTGTCAGCGACTTATTGAACCTGATGATTATCACAAGACATTGAAGAAAGTAGCTATGATATTCGAAGGAAGGACAGATCAATTAAAAGACTTATTACATAAGCAGATGCTAATACAATCTAAGTTACAAGAGTTTGAAAAAGCAGCCATAATAAGAGATCAGATAAAAGGTATTGAGCAACTTTATGCAGCCCAAAAAATGACTATTCCTGACTCAACTGTAAGTAGAGATGTATTAGGATTGTCAATAGATAGTAATGTTTGTTGTGTCCAGTTATTTCAAATGCGTGCGGGTAAGTTAGTAGGTAGGATTGGTTTTGTCTATAATTCTCTAGAATTAAGAAGTGAATTAATTTTACAAAAGGTATTGGAAGAATATTATAGCCAAATAGATAATGTCACAATACCCCCGGAAATTCTTTTGCAAAGTAGTATCCCTCAACAGTCATATTTTGAGCAATGGTTAAGTGAACTTAGAGGTTCTCAGGTTAAGATTGTTATTCCTAAGAGAAAAGAGAAAGCAGAATTAGTTAAGCTTGTTAAGCGCAATGCAGATATAGAATTAGAAAGAGTAAAAGATGGTCAATCAAAACATCTAATAGAGCTTGAGGACTTAACTCAAGTTCTCGATTTAGCATTTGTTCCTAGAAGAATAGAAGGCTATGATATCAGCCATTTGGCTGGGACTGAAGTCGTAGGCTCACAGGTGGTATTTATAGAAGGTATTCCTGCAAAGCAGCATTATCGAAAATATGCAATTAAAAGCTCTTCAATAAGTAGCGGTCACAGTGATGACTATATGGCTCTTGCAGAAGTTATTCGAAGGCGTTTTAGGCGCTGGTCTAAATATAAAGCTGATGGCCTAGACTTAACAGAATTAAGAAACAAAAAACTTAGTTCATTAGATCCTTTAATAATTACTGATTGGCCAGATCTTATTATGATAGATGGAGGGAAGGGACAGTTGAAAGCTGTTGAAGAGGCATTAAGGCAGTTAGGCCTAGACTCTGATATAAATGTCTGTTCTCTTGCTAAACGAAATGAAGAAATCTTTGTACCTGGATCTTACAATAAACTAGACACAGAGAAAAACCAACCAGGCCTATTACTGTTAAGAAGATTAAGAGATGAGGCTCACAGATTTGCTATAAATTTTCACAGAAAAAAGCGTTCTTTATCTATGAAACGTTCACAATTAATTGATATCCCTGGTGTAGGTCCAAGACGTATTAAGAGCTTACTGGCACATTTTAAATCTGTTCAAGCAATTCAATTAGCTACAGAAAAAGAAATCGCATCTGTGGAGGGATTAGGTACTGAAACCGCTTCAATTATTTTCAAATATTTTAATCCTATAGAAAGGGATATTGTTTAA
- the hemJ gene encoding protoporphyrinogen oxidase HemJ has product MTLPPEAYLWFKSLHIIGVVVWFAGLFYLVRLFIYHVEAKELDEEIREAFYNQYSLMELRLANIITTPGMILTVSMATGLVVMEPSWLTEAWMQFKLGFVFLLLVYHFFCYRLMNQLKNNKCNWSGRQLRILNEMPTLLLVSVVLLVVFKSSFPTNAATWFIVLLIILMALSIQFYARYRRLSQSK; this is encoded by the coding sequence ATGACTTTGCCTCCTGAGGCTTACTTATGGTTTAAGTCACTCCATATAATTGGTGTAGTAGTCTGGTTCGCAGGGCTTTTTTATCTGGTAAGACTTTTTATATATCATGTAGAGGCTAAGGAATTAGATGAAGAAATAAGAGAAGCCTTTTATAATCAATACTCTCTTATGGAGCTTAGATTAGCCAATATCATCACTACTCCAGGAATGATTCTTACTGTTTCTATGGCTACAGGCCTAGTTGTTATGGAACCAAGCTGGCTTACGGAAGCATGGATGCAGTTTAAGTTGGGTTTTGTCTTTCTTTTATTGGTTTATCATTTTTTCTGCTATAGATTAATGAATCAACTTAAAAATAATAAATGTAATTGGTCAGGCCGCCAATTAAGGATACTAAATGAGATGCCAACCCTACTATTGGTTTCTGTTGTTCTATTAGTTGTTTTTAAATCTAGCTTCCCTACTAATGCAGCTACATGGTTTATTGTTCTTTTAATTATACTTATGGCTCTATCCATACAGTTCTATGCAAGATATCGTAGATTATCACAATCTAAATAA
- a CDS encoding PHP domain-containing protein, whose protein sequence is MSDQLLLLREVLANIDENSCPKNINLHCHTLLSDGSLSPIELISQAYSIGLRHIAVTDHHTVDSFSIITNWLKDNNHLPSLPFFWSGIEISCLLKGCLVHLIGLGFNTESEFIKPYILGDAPNGNFLQANVAVKSIHEAGGISILAHPARYRLPYSELIKEAFSIGFDGVEVWYDYDMSVDWRPSRLICNSINSQVTALQMLKSCGTDTHGLSLLGR, encoded by the coding sequence ATGTCCGATCAATTACTTCTTCTAAGGGAAGTTCTAGCTAATATCGATGAGAATAGCTGTCCAAAAAATATAAATCTTCATTGTCATACTCTCCTTAGTGACGGAAGTTTATCACCTATAGAGCTTATCTCACAGGCCTATTCTATTGGTTTAAGACATATTGCCGTAACAGACCATCATACTGTGGACTCATTTTCAATCATAACTAATTGGCTCAAAGATAATAACCATTTACCATCTTTACCATTTTTTTGGAGCGGTATTGAGATTAGTTGTTTGCTTAAGGGGTGTCTTGTTCATCTGATCGGTCTGGGATTCAATACTGAATCAGAGTTCATTAAGCCATACATATTAGGTGATGCTCCTAATGGCAATTTCTTACAGGCTAATGTTGCTGTTAAATCTATTCATGAGGCAGGAGGCATATCTATATTGGCTCATCCCGCAAGATATCGTCTTCCCTATAGTGAATTAATTAAGGAGGCCTTCTCTATTGGATTTGATGGTGTTGAAGTATGGTACGACTATGACATGTCAGTTGACTGGCGACCTAGCCGATTAATTTGCAATTCAATTAATTCACAAGTAACAGCCTTACAAATGCTTAAATCATGTGGTACTGATACACATGGCCTTTCCCTACTTGGAAGATAA
- the cobN gene encoding cobaltochelatase subunit CobN, which translates to MHRIASIPGEETTEDITLVQQPEAPVLLLTSARTDISTLAAALDYKANAKWKNRIRALPLEYLNHQAKIDHYLTTTAESSRIILIRLLGGKGHWSYGLDQLKKWQEKNNSRKLIVISGTKEHELELNELSNIELDVTFKIGELFRLGGTENINTVLKILGLILNKKEIDPSKIAFKKPADPTKWDWQDEQGPKVGIIYYLSTLQSGNQEIAVEINKSLRKNNLVPRVLWVTSLKKLRVQQEILKIFKQERVSCILTATAFASVKFSEVYEGKLIWDEINKPLLQLLTSTRSQEEWKSSHRGLSPLDFSLQIVLPELDGKINTRIVAFREFESVNKDLYSKIEKYKPYKSGISWLIKYIKSTIDLYYLNNNEKKIAIVLANYPIKDGRIANGVGLDTPLSLVKTMSWLKQNGYTLNENNIPKNSKELIKQILSKRTNSNESLQKAPLDYLSLEDYLGWWGTLTLYSRKKVIEKWGEPIASKDLEKNGFPIHGIKNGNVCILIQQSRGHDFDNINDIHSPDLPPSHNYLAQYLWISLRFNANCIIHFGKHGTLEWLPGKSIGLSDDCFPQIALPPLPNIYPFIVNDPGEGSQAKRRTQAIIIDHLTPPLGRAGLYGELSKIEALIDEYHEATMFSSDRVMDIKLKLKALIKDNNINYEGLCRLDKKIQEVTFEDSLSEVEAYLCELKEAQIRTGLHVFGQELNPYKVIELALSISLAPSFERLGLSQSLSDFLDLELDPWTDNESEILVQSDIDKLSFYYDKKLRIKGDGIAALNLISYNIIATIYQETYGLESILNENSPINNLIRNFLDEKSNHSLILYVKDKVLKRIVDSPSKEKGSLLDALAGKRIEAGPSGAPTRGKPEVLPTGRNFFSVDLRSLPTESAWDLGKRSAQKILDLYLLEYGENLSHLALSIWGTSTMRNGGEEIGQIFALMGVKPIWDYVSRRVVDIEIIPCSVLGRPRVDVTVRISGLFRDAFPNLIDLITRATAIVGELDEPEEFNPLASSIRNGGAKDRVFGSAPETYGTGLQELINLGNWEEQEDLAKVYMDWSKWVYKDSETQVASKSSLIECLERVQVVLHSQDNREHDLLDSDDYYQFHGGLSSAVEKLSNKKPNLYFADNSKYSKPKVHTLNKEIDKVVRSRLLNPKWIKGMMNHGYKGAFEMSASLDYLFAYDATTKCVPNWCYKEIANRWLFDKSIEKFLIKENPWVLRDMSERLLEAVNRGLWNNINNTESNKLKGLITRSERLIEDDQF; encoded by the coding sequence ATGCATCGAATAGCAAGCATCCCAGGAGAAGAGACAACAGAAGATATAACTCTAGTACAGCAGCCAGAGGCTCCTGTACTTCTTCTAACGAGTGCAAGAACTGATATATCAACACTTGCTGCTGCTTTAGATTATAAAGCTAATGCTAAATGGAAAAATAGAATACGAGCCTTGCCCCTTGAGTATCTTAATCACCAAGCAAAAATAGATCATTATCTTACAACAACAGCTGAGTCTTCAAGAATAATCCTTATAAGGCTATTAGGAGGTAAGGGACACTGGTCCTACGGGCTAGATCAACTCAAAAAATGGCAAGAAAAAAATAATTCCCGGAAATTAATTGTAATTTCTGGTACTAAAGAACATGAATTAGAGTTAAATGAATTAAGTAATATAGAATTAGATGTTACTTTTAAGATTGGTGAATTATTCAGACTAGGTGGTACTGAAAATATCAATACAGTTTTAAAAATACTTGGATTAATACTAAATAAAAAAGAAATAGATCCTTCAAAAATAGCATTCAAAAAACCAGCAGATCCGACTAAATGGGATTGGCAAGATGAACAAGGTCCAAAAGTCGGTATAATTTATTACCTGTCAACATTACAAAGTGGAAATCAAGAGATAGCAGTTGAAATAAACAAATCTCTAAGAAAAAACAATTTAGTCCCCAGAGTATTATGGGTAACTAGCTTAAAGAAATTACGAGTACAACAAGAAATACTCAAGATTTTTAAACAAGAAAGAGTATCATGTATATTAACTGCGACAGCGTTTGCAAGCGTTAAATTTTCTGAAGTATATGAAGGTAAATTAATATGGGATGAAATAAATAAGCCATTATTACAATTACTTACTAGTACAAGATCCCAAGAAGAATGGAAATCATCCCATAGAGGACTATCACCGTTAGATTTCTCGTTACAAATTGTACTACCTGAGTTAGATGGCAAAATAAATACAAGAATAGTTGCCTTCAGAGAATTCGAGTCTGTAAACAAAGATCTCTATTCAAAGATAGAGAAATACAAACCATATAAATCAGGAATATCTTGGTTGATTAAATACATAAAATCAACTATAGATCTTTATTATCTAAATAATAATGAAAAGAAAATAGCAATAGTTCTTGCGAATTATCCTATTAAAGATGGACGAATTGCAAATGGAGTAGGACTCGATACACCTCTAAGTTTGGTAAAGACAATGTCCTGGCTAAAACAAAATGGATATACATTAAATGAGAACAATATACCTAAGAATAGTAAGGAACTAATCAAACAAATATTATCTAAACGGACTAACAGTAATGAATCTCTCCAAAAAGCACCTTTAGATTATTTATCATTAGAAGATTATTTAGGATGGTGGGGAACACTAACTTTATACAGCAGAAAAAAGGTTATTGAAAAATGGGGAGAACCAATTGCAAGCAAAGACCTTGAAAAAAATGGTTTTCCCATTCATGGAATTAAAAATGGTAATGTCTGTATATTAATACAGCAATCTCGTGGTCATGATTTCGATAATATAAATGATATTCATTCTCCTGATCTGCCACCGAGCCATAATTATTTAGCCCAATATTTATGGATTAGTCTAAGATTTAATGCTAATTGCATTATTCACTTTGGTAAGCATGGAACTTTAGAATGGCTGCCAGGAAAAAGTATAGGTCTGAGTGATGATTGCTTCCCTCAAATTGCTTTACCTCCTTTGCCGAATATATATCCTTTCATAGTTAATGATCCAGGAGAGGGGTCGCAAGCAAAGAGACGAACACAAGCAATAATAATCGACCATCTAACTCCACCTCTTGGAAGGGCTGGACTGTATGGTGAACTTTCCAAAATAGAAGCTCTAATAGATGAATATCATGAGGCTACTATGTTTTCATCTGACCGTGTTATGGATATTAAGTTAAAACTTAAAGCCCTAATAAAGGACAACAATATTAACTATGAAGGGTTATGTAGATTAGATAAAAAAATACAGGAGGTAACATTTGAGGATAGTTTATCAGAAGTAGAGGCTTACCTATGTGAACTTAAAGAAGCGCAGATTAGAACTGGGTTACATGTCTTTGGACAAGAGCTTAATCCCTATAAAGTAATTGAGCTAGCTCTTTCAATCTCTCTAGCACCTAGCTTTGAAAGATTAGGCCTATCACAATCACTAAGTGATTTTCTAGATTTAGAACTAGATCCATGGACAGATAATGAGTCTGAAATACTAGTTCAAAGTGATATTGATAAACTAAGTTTCTATTACGATAAGAAATTAAGAATAAAAGGTGATGGCATAGCTGCTCTGAATCTTATCTCTTATAACATAATAGCGACAATATACCAGGAGACCTATGGATTAGAAAGTATATTAAATGAAAATAGTCCAATAAATAACCTCATTAGAAATTTCTTAGACGAAAAGTCAAATCATTCTTTAATACTTTATGTCAAAGATAAAGTATTAAAGAGAATAGTAGACTCACCTTCTAAAGAAAAGGGTTCGTTATTAGATGCTTTAGCAGGTAAAAGGATTGAGGCAGGTCCATCAGGAGCTCCTACAAGAGGAAAGCCTGAGGTACTTCCTACTGGTAGAAATTTTTTCAGTGTTGACCTAAGAAGTCTTCCTACAGAATCTGCTTGGGACTTAGGTAAACGCAGTGCTCAAAAAATATTAGATCTATATCTTTTAGAATATGGTGAGAACTTATCTCATTTAGCATTATCTATATGGGGTACATCAACAATGAGGAATGGTGGTGAAGAAATAGGTCAAATATTTGCATTAATGGGAGTAAAGCCAATTTGGGATTATGTTAGTCGCAGAGTAGTCGATATTGAAATAATCCCCTGCTCAGTATTAGGACGCCCTAGAGTAGATGTAACAGTTAGAATATCAGGTCTTTTTAGAGATGCATTTCCTAATTTAATAGATTTAATAACAAGAGCAACAGCTATTGTCGGTGAGCTTGATGAACCTGAGGAATTCAATCCTTTGGCTTCCTCGATAAGAAATGGTGGTGCCAAAGATAGAGTTTTTGGTTCAGCTCCAGAGACATATGGAACAGGACTTCAGGAATTAATTAATTTGGGCAACTGGGAGGAGCAAGAAGATCTTGCAAAGGTCTACATGGACTGGAGTAAATGGGTTTATAAAGATTCAGAAACTCAAGTAGCAAGTAAATCTAGTTTAATCGAATGCTTAGAAAGAGTACAAGTTGTTCTTCATAGTCAAGACAATCGAGAACACGATTTATTAGATTCTGATGACTACTACCAATTTCATGGTGGTCTCTCAAGTGCTGTGGAAAAGTTATCAAACAAAAAGCCAAATCTATATTTTGCTGATAATTCTAAATATTCTAAGCCTAAAGTTCATACTCTTAATAAGGAGATTGACAAGGTAGTAAGGAGCAGATTACTAAATCCTAAGTGGATTAAAGGTATGATGAATCATGGTTATAAAGGTGCCTTTGAAATGTCAGCAAGTTTAGATTACTTATTTGCTTATGATGCTACTACTAAATGTGTTCCAAATTGGTGTTACAAAGAGATTGCTAATCGGTGGTTATTTGATAAATCTATAGAAAAGTTTCTAATAAAAGAAAATCCATGGGTTCTCAGAGATATGTCCGAAAGATTATTAGAAGCTGTCAATAGAGGCCTATGGAACAATATAAATAATACTGAATCAAATAAGCTAAAGGGCTTAATAACAAGATCTGAGAGGTTAATAGAAGATGATCAGTTCTAA
- a CDS encoding branched-chain amino acid transaminase: protein MHNFLPYAWFRGECVPFEKAKLSIATHALHYGTAAFGGMRAIPDPLDPNNFLLFRVDKHVKRLCQSAQLLLTDLKYEDVYDALSSFIKANKPKKPIYIRPFVYTSDLGIAPRLHEIETDFFIYGLELGDYLSPEGVTCRMSSWTRQQDCSLPLRGKISGAYITSSLAKTEASLSGFDEALLLNAQGKVSEASGMNLFIVRDGNLITPGVDQDILEGITRASVIEIAKDLGIDVIERPVDKTELFISDEVFLTGTAAKITPVKRIESSELNSSRPIMKKLKDRLLSITQGQPDKFDDWVTRINIYE, encoded by the coding sequence ATGCATAATTTCCTTCCATACGCTTGGTTTAGAGGGGAATGTGTTCCTTTTGAGAAAGCAAAGCTTTCTATTGCTACTCATGCTCTTCACTATGGTACAGCTGCCTTTGGAGGCATGCGTGCCATTCCAGATCCTCTAGACCCTAATAATTTTCTACTTTTTCGAGTAGATAAGCATGTAAAAAGACTCTGCCAAAGTGCCCAACTTTTGTTAACTGACCTTAAATATGAAGATGTCTATGATGCCTTATCTAGCTTTATTAAAGCTAACAAACCAAAAAAGCCAATTTATATAAGACCTTTTGTTTATACAAGCGATCTTGGTATTGCTCCAAGACTTCATGAGATTGAAACAGATTTTTTTATTTATGGTTTAGAACTAGGGGATTATTTATCCCCTGAAGGTGTTACATGCAGAATGAGTAGTTGGACTAGGCAACAGGATTGTTCACTGCCTCTTCGTGGAAAAATAAGTGGTGCCTATATTACTAGCTCATTAGCTAAAACTGAGGCTTCACTATCGGGCTTTGATGAAGCACTATTGTTAAATGCTCAGGGTAAAGTTAGTGAAGCAAGTGGAATGAATCTTTTTATAGTTAGAGATGGAAACCTTATTACACCAGGCGTTGATCAAGATATCTTGGAAGGCATTACCAGGGCAAGTGTGATTGAAATTGCAAAAGATCTTGGGATTGATGTTATTGAGAGGCCAGTAGACAAGACCGAACTCTTTATTTCTGATGAAGTATTTCTTACTGGAACAGCAGCTAAAATAACACCTGTAAAAAGAATTGAATCATCAGAGCTTAATTCTTCCAGACCAATTATGAAAAAGCTAAAAGATCGTCTTTTGTCTATAACTCAGGGTCAACCAGATAAATTTGACGATTGGGTGACCAGAATAAATATATATGAATAG